The Rhodopirellula islandica genome segment CTTTCCCGCCGGTTCCAACACTCGCGATCTGAAGCCGTTCATTGGCTCCGTGAACACGCGAATACTGCGTTGCAGAGAGAGTGATTGCGGTTCCGGCAATCGCAGTGGACTTCAAAAACGAACGTCGATTCTTGACATCGCGCATGGCAAGTTTCCATTCAAGGCGGGGGGAGGGAAGGTAGGCAGGCAATCGCCGCGGCGACTGGGATCTGCATGATACCTCATCTTCCGGCCTCAGGAGTGCAACCAGATCCACGGCTGAAAACTTGGATCGCGTTGGTCGACGGCTTCCCTCAGAAACACGGTCGCCCGCGGGAAACGCGAATCCAATGGGTGTCTGTCCGAACGCTTGGCAAGCCGAACGGCTGAGCAGGCAAGCCACATGGATGAAGAAGTGTCCCATGCGAACGAAAAAAAAGCCGGCGAGGTGAATTCACCTCGCCGGCTTCGATCATGTGATCAGCTAGCAGTGGGACGGGAACTGAATCAGCGGTTCAGTTCGATCCCGAACGTTCCACCTACCGCCAAGAAGCTTTGGTCGGATGATCCGATCTCGGTCAGTGCATCGTCTCGGTGGGAGGCTCGTCCAAGCCCCTTGGCCAAGTCGAAGATTTGGAATCCACCTCGAACATGAATCATGTTGGTCAGCTGATATCCCAGATCGGCTCGCACGTCGTATCCGATGAAGAAGGTGTCATCGCGGTAGTGCTCGACCTTGCTCTCGGTGCGGTAGAACGACGTGACGTCTGAGTCAGAACCGAAACCATCGTAGAACGTGTTGTCGGCCACTGCGTATTTCGACGCATGCTGAAGGTTGACACCGCTGAAGGCCCGGAACTCCGCCGAATAGCGGAAGCGGTTGACAAACTTGAAGTATCGAAAACCGAGTTGCATCGTGTACATCTCGTTGTCAACTTTGGTAATGTCCTGGTCCAATCGTTCATACGCATCGTCGCTGACACCAAGGTCGACGAAGTATGGGTTCTCGGTCAGTTCCGTTGTTCCCGTGAGAATCGCCGCACCGTCTTCACGAGTCCGTGAGTACCTGCGTGTCACCGCTTGGTCGTCCAATGTGAGGAACCGGACACCGACCATCGGCTCGAGGATTCCACCGTAGTGATACGGTTCCATTCGCCAAGTCTTGTTGATTTCGTAGCTGTCGTATTCGACGAAGTTGGTCGAGCGACCGATTTCGTAGAACCGCGTGTCGTAACCAAAGTTATTGTTGTCGTCGGTGAGCACGTTGGTGCCAAACTGGCCGCCGGGGAATTCCGGATCCCCCTCCAACTGACTCACATTGAGGCGGTTGATACGCTCAGCTTGAGTGTATTCAGCCGCATGAATGTCCAGATCCGACCAGCCGAACAACCAACCGTTGTCCTCTCGCGGCTTCATGTAGCCAAACTCGTAGCGATTTCCCTCGCCAATATCGAGTTGGTACTCGCCACTGTCGCCTCCGACAGTTGTCGCTTCACCCTCAGGGCGTTTGCCCCACAAGTGCAGCTTGTCATAAGTTCCGAACCAGCCCGTGTGAGCCCGTTTTTTCGGTTTTGCATCCACGATGTCAGCATCGTAGATTGGTTCAAACCACTGAAAGTCAGGGTCAAACGCGAAAGGGTCCGCCAATGCATGTTCCTGGGCGGACACCGAAGCGCCACCAGCAAAAACCGCCAGGGCTGCCAATAGTTTTGCAGTCAGCTTCCGTACCGACATCGTTGTTCCACCGTCATGCTAGGAGTTGCCGTCACGTTCAATTGAGAACTGGCTCAACCAACGTCACTGCTGATCACTGTTAAGTCCCGCCGCCGCCCCACTTTCTGAGCAAACCGCATTGGGTTGTGCCGGTAGTATCGGTTCGTCTGATCGAAAAGGCTTAGCCAGATTGCTGGTCAAAACGGTAAAACCTTCAAAAACTGATCCACCGAACCTTTCGTTTCGAACGTCATTGCTCCCCCAGCCGGCATATTCCCCCCGTTTCTGTGGGCATTTCGCCAACCAGTGAAGGCTGGCCGTTTTCGAATTGATCTTGTTGTCGGAACGCATGGCCCGGCACAATCCCGCCATGCTGACGTCCCCTTCCGAATCGCTTTCCACGGCCGATACGCCGAACCCCTTCTCAATTGCCTTGCCTCCCGCCGGTGGAGCCAAGCAAAGGTTCGTGCATGCCTTGCAATTCCTGGCGATTGCTGCCGGAGTGACTGCCATCTGGTTGTTGGCCACGGTCTACGGCAAACAGTATCTGTTGAACCAACTCGTTCAAGAGTTGCCAACGCTCGACGCCACCGAGAAAAGCGATCGGTTGATGCAGATCGCGGGGTTTGGAATCGAAGCCATCCTTCCCCTGTCCAGCAGCTTGATGGACGACGAGGACGCCGTCTCGGAAGTTGCCTTTGGTTTGCTGAACCAATTGCAAAACGATTGGACGACTCTCTCCCCGGAATTGGCCGCCCGATCACACCAAAAACTGATCGAAGGCATTCGCGCGAACTTGCAAACGAGAACACGCGCCGAATGGACCTCCCGGCAAACCGCTCGGTCGCGTTCTCTGCTTCGGCAAACCATGCTGGAGTTTGCCGGCACGGAAACACTCGGCGAGTCGGAAGTGGACGAAGAAGTCCGACAACTGATCGCATCCGTGTCACAATCGTCACGCGAGACGTTGACACAACTTGATCAACCGACGATGACACTTGCCAAAACGCCGGTCACAACAGCCGACGTCAACGAAATGCCCAGTGCCGACACGGAATCCATGTGGACCGACTGGCCACCATCACGTCCCGTCGAAATCATTCGCTCGGGAACGTCAAACACTCAAGCAGTCCAGGTCCGCGAAACGGCCACTCGATTGCAGACGCAACCGTCCAACGCTTCGCAACAAGGATCCAACGTCCAGTTGGAAAGCGTCCCCGAGGGGGTCACGGTTCCTTTGACACAGGTCCCCGGTTCACCGGACGCGTCACTCGCACAGCAACTCACCGAAGGGCCGCGTCTGGCAAAGTCCACCGACGGACGAGTCCTACGGGTCAACGCGGAACTGACCGGGTCACCGTTCACCGCCATGGATGATCAAACCATCTTGCAACACTTGGGAAACCCCAACGCGTCGCTGGCCGAACAAGCTCGTGCAGAATTGATCGAACGCGGTTTTTCGAAGGTTCAATTGGAATTCGGGACAGCGATCGCCGTCGCAGAACCCAACGATCGGATCACGTTGATCGATTCGATGCTGCAATCCGGAGGTCTCAACGCTTGGCCTTGGCTGTCGATGCTGCTGGACGATTCCGATCGCCACGTTCGATTGCATGTGATCACAATCCTGGCACCATCGAAGAACCGAACGGTCCAGCAACGCCTGCACGAACGCTTAAAAGTCGAATCCGACCTTCACGTTGCGACCAAGATTCGCAAGGTCCTCGACCTCCGCGGAAACTGATCAACAGCCCGCCAACAGGGCATGCCTCACAAGGCGGCCCCATCGACGATTCAGTGGGCTTGGAAACCTGTATTCAATCCTCTAAAGCGGAGCGAATTTCAGCAGGGCGGTTGGTGGTGATGCTCTCAAAACCGAGGCCGACCAATTGTTTGGCAACCGCAGGTTCATCGATGGTCCAACCATGAATGCCACACCCCGCCGACCGAACGGCATCGCAGAAGTCCTGGCTTAGAACCGGACCAAGCAAGTCGGCTTTGACTTGCGTTCCAAACCCTGTCGCATCGGTTGCCTTCAGGCTCTTCCGAACGCCATCGACCCCTGGGGTCCAACTGCCGTTGGCTTGCTTCTTGTACGAGGTCAACCAATTGCAGTCGTAAGGCATCATCTCACGAGCCTGACGAACAACTTCCTGATTGAAGCAAATGATCGTGATCTGCTCGGGTTTGAGTGAGCAATCTTCCAATTGTTTCTTCAATGTTGGCAGGATCTCAGGCCCACATTTAATTTCGATGAAGATTCCCTTCCCATCGGGCACGGTGGCCATCACTTCTCCCAAAGTTGGGATTCGTTCGCCGGAGTAGCGTTCATGTTTCCAAGCACCGAAGTCGAGCTTGCGAAGCTGCTCCAGCGTCGCCTCGGCGACCGTCAACGATGAGCCAGGCGAGGTCCGCGTGGTCGTCTTGTCGTGCAAGCAAACGATCTCGCCGTCAGACGACAGATAGAAATCGCCCTCGATCGCGTCCGCGTTTTCTTCCCACGCTAAATGGAACGCAGACAGCGTGTTTTCCGGTGCCATATGAGACGCGCCCCGGTGGGCCACAATCATTGGCGTCGATTTTGGCGGCCTCACATTTTCGTTGGCGTCCACCATTTGCGGCGAAACCCCACTGAGACACGCGAACAAAGAAAAAGCCGCCGCGAAACGAGTCGCGACGGCGAAGAGAGTTGTGTCAATCAAAGTCATCTTGAATCAGTCCCACCACCATTGGCCGGGCGCCAATTGTTCTGGCCCCGAGGAATGTTTGACCTGCACGTGCTGGCCTTCAGTGTCGATTGTGACGTGGTCTTTCTTCAGTGCAATCCGGGGCTGAACGTTCACGCCGCCTCCCAATGGAGTCATCAAAGTGTTGCCTCGCCAGATCGCATTCACAGCGGTTTCGACCTTTTCAGGTGCGGTGTAAGTCTGCACGCTGACCTTGCTTTCGTCACCCAAAACTGGCATCGCCCAGTTGGCTTGACCGTAGAAGTCTTGCTCGTGGATGTAAGCGGCTGCGATCGAAAGATCGATCAACTGACGCAGTTCTGCGTACACGCGAACTCGGTCAGCAATCTGGTTGTACTTTTCGCTGAACTCTTTCGTGAACGCTTGGCTGGCTCGGTTCACGCGGCCTGTGCCAACGCGAGCACCGTCACCTTGGACACGTTCGTTGGCGCCAACCAACTGAACACCACGCTCATTGATTCGCATGGCCAGGTTGTCTTCGCTGACCGAGACACCGTCATAATTGGGTTGGAAGTACCAACGTTCCATCGAGTTCGCGGAGACGGTCACGGGATTGGTGCGTGAGACATAACTGCGGACGGGAACCGGCAATTGTTCCAAACCAATGCCGATCAACTTCATTCGGTAATCGGCTTCCACCAACACACGAGCGAAGTGACTGGCCGCTGGGATGCCTTCGATCGTAACGGTTTGAAGCCCCAAGTTTTCCTTCAGGCCGCGAACGAGCTGCAAGGTGTCACCGCGACCGGCACGCCCACCAACTCGCATCAGGAACTGCTGCATCCGCTGCAAGCCTTCCGGGGTTGGGTCAATCGAAACCGAAATCACTCGAGCCGGTTTGCCTTGAGGTGGGAAGGCTCGCAATGCAACCACGACGTCTTCCAACAAAACACTGGGACGTCCCGACTGCATGCCGACAAAGCGATCAGTCGCATCCGCCACGTAACCTTCGGCTGGCCCCGCCAGAACGATGTCGTTTGTTTCGGGATAGAAGAACACGTACTGAACCGAGGTCAGCCCAGCCATCGCCAGCATTTCAGCTGGCAGCGGCCGATCAGCTTCGACGTACTCGGAAATCGCTGCTTCGAGGCGATTCAGCGAAACCTTTCTCAGCTCGCTGGTTTCCATCGACTCGCCAGGAGTCGCATTGGCTCGCGATTGCATCCATTGCTGCCGAGCCAATCGTGGGTCGATCGTCCGGACTTTCAACACGCCGGTCGCATCGACGTCGACACCAGCAGGCTGGCTGCCGAAGTTATTGGTGGTGTCTCCGCCATCGCCGCCGTCTTGGCCGAAGCTGGAGGGAGCCAACGCAATCGCCAACAACGCTGCGAACGCGAAACTGGCCAAGGTGCGAATTCGAGAGTGGCGATCGATCAGTCGCATCGGTGGATTCTTTTGCAGAGAAGAACGTCGAGAGTGAGAATGAGGGCCGTCGTCGATCGGATCTCGACCGGCAGCCGAACCCCAGTCTAATAACGCGATCGGAAAACCTCAATGAAATTCCGGAGCGCCATTTCCTTCCCCGGGACTGGACTCTCCCCGGCGGACTCCGTCGGCCCAACGAAAATCTCTTTTGGGAGTCTCCCTGGAGGCAACGGCCCTCCATCGCAACGACAGCGTCCACGGCCCCAAGGCACCGGATTCCCCGTGCATTTCGGTGCATTCCCGCCCAATCAGGCCGCTTTCGGGAGGGATGGATGGCGAGAATGAGACGGATGCAGCGGTTGCGCCAACGGAGAGGGAAAGTGTATGGAGCCAATTGGTGGCAGCAATCGTCCCTTGGGCCTTTTCGCCCCGCCCCAGTCATTTACACTGCTGGCCCCCGCGTGAGCCGCTGCGGCACGCTTGGATCGCCGCAAACCGGGCCATCACGCCCCCATCTAACACACGAACAAAAGTACAGCTATGAGTGGTGATTGTGATTTCGGCCTGATTGGTCTGGCCGTCATGGGCGAAAATCTGGCCTTGAACGTTGAGAGCCGCGGCTACAAAGTCGCTGTCTACAACCGCACCACGTCCAAAGTTGACGCTTTGATGGAAGGTCGTGCGAAGGGCAAGAACTTCGTCGGCTGTCACTCGATCG includes the following:
- a CDS encoding glycerophosphodiester phosphodiesterase, which codes for MTLIDTTLFAVATRFAAAFSLFACLSGVSPQMVDANENVRPPKSTPMIVAHRGASHMAPENTLSAFHLAWEENADAIEGDFYLSSDGEIVCLHDKTTTRTSPGSSLTVAEATLEQLRKLDFGAWKHERYSGERIPTLGEVMATVPDGKGIFIEIKCGPEILPTLKKQLEDCSLKPEQITIICFNQEVVRQAREMMPYDCNWLTSYKKQANGSWTPGVDGVRKSLKATDATGFGTQVKADLLGPVLSQDFCDAVRSAGCGIHGWTIDEPAVAKQLVGLGFESITTNRPAEIRSALED
- a CDS encoding DUF1598 domain-containing protein, which codes for MRLIDRHSRIRTLASFAFAALLAIALAPSSFGQDGGDGGDTTNNFGSQPAGVDVDATGVLKVRTIDPRLARQQWMQSRANATPGESMETSELRKVSLNRLEAAISEYVEADRPLPAEMLAMAGLTSVQYVFFYPETNDIVLAGPAEGYVADATDRFVGMQSGRPSVLLEDVVVALRAFPPQGKPARVISVSIDPTPEGLQRMQQFLMRVGGRAGRGDTLQLVRGLKENLGLQTVTIEGIPAASHFARVLVEADYRMKLIGIGLEQLPVPVRSYVSRTNPVTVSANSMERWYFQPNYDGVSVSEDNLAMRINERGVQLVGANERVQGDGARVGTGRVNRASQAFTKEFSEKYNQIADRVRVYAELRQLIDLSIAAAYIHEQDFYGQANWAMPVLGDESKVSVQTYTAPEKVETAVNAIWRGNTLMTPLGGGVNVQPRIALKKDHVTIDTEGQHVQVKHSSGPEQLAPGQWWWD